One genomic window of Tenacibaculum tangerinum includes the following:
- the odhB gene encoding 2-oxoglutarate dehydrogenase complex dihydrolipoyllysine-residue succinyltransferase encodes MVLEMKVPSPGESITEVEIATWLVEDGDYVEKDQPIAEVDSDKATLELPAEESGIITLKAEEGDAVAVGAVVCHIDMSAAKPEGAGEAKTEAPKAEEKKEAAPQAAPAKETYATGTASPAAKKVLAEKGMSASEVKGTGKDGRVTKEDAVKAVPSMGTPGMGSRGTERKKLSMLRRKVAERLVSVKNETAMLTTFNEVNMQPIFDLRSEYKEDFKAKHGVSLGFMSFFTKAVVRALQMYPAVNSMIDGKEMVSFDFQDISIAVSGPKGLMVPVIRNAENLTFRGVESEVKRLALRAREGQITVDEMTGGTFTITNGGVFGSMLSTPIINPPQSAILGMHNIVNRPMAVNGEVVIQPIMYVALSYDHRIIDGKESVGFLVAVKEALENPVELLMDNNPTKALEM; translated from the coding sequence ATGGTTTTAGAAATGAAAGTTCCTTCTCCGGGGGAATCAATTACAGAAGTAGAAATCGCAACTTGGTTAGTTGAAGATGGTGATTATGTTGAGAAAGATCAGCCAATTGCCGAAGTAGATTCTGACAAAGCAACGTTAGAATTACCTGCGGAAGAAAGTGGAATAATCACGTTAAAAGCTGAAGAGGGTGATGCCGTGGCAGTAGGAGCAGTCGTTTGCCACATTGATATGAGTGCGGCAAAACCAGAAGGAGCAGGGGAAGCTAAAACCGAAGCTCCTAAAGCTGAAGAGAAAAAAGAAGCAGCGCCACAAGCAGCACCTGCAAAGGAAACCTATGCTACAGGTACCGCATCTCCAGCAGCCAAAAAAGTGTTGGCTGAAAAAGGGATGAGTGCCTCTGAGGTTAAAGGAACGGGTAAAGATGGTCGTGTAACGAAAGAAGATGCGGTAAAAGCAGTGCCTTCAATGGGAACTCCAGGAATGGGCTCTCGTGGTACAGAACGTAAAAAATTATCAATGTTACGTCGTAAAGTAGCGGAGCGTTTGGTATCTGTAAAGAACGAAACAGCGATGTTAACTACGTTTAACGAAGTAAACATGCAGCCAATTTTCGATTTGCGTAGCGAGTATAAAGAGGATTTTAAAGCAAAACACGGAGTTAGTTTAGGGTTTATGTCTTTCTTTACGAAAGCAGTCGTACGTGCGTTGCAAATGTATCCGGCGGTAAATTCAATGATAGATGGTAAAGAAATGGTGTCGTTTGATTTCCAAGATATTTCTATTGCTGTGTCTGGACCTAAAGGATTAATGGTGCCTGTAATTAGAAATGCTGAGAACTTAACGTTTAGAGGCGTTGAAAGTGAAGTAAAGCGCTTAGCGTTACGTGCTCGTGAAGGACAAATTACAGTAGATGAAATGACAGGTGGTACGTTTACCATTACTAACGGTGGGGTATTCGGTTCTATGCTATCTACTCCAATTATCAACCCTCCTCAAAGTGCCATTTTAGGAATGCACAATATTGTAAATCGCCCTATGGCTGTAAATGGAGAAGTGGTGATTCAACCTATTATGTATGTAGCTTTATCGTACGACCACAGAATTATTGATGGTAAAGAGTCTGTTGGATTCTTAGTAGCGGTAAAAGAAGCCTTAGAAAATCCGGTAGAATTATTAATGGATAACAATCCTACCAAAGCTTTAGAAATGTAG